One Dysosmobacter welbionis DNA segment encodes these proteins:
- a CDS encoding DUF3849 domain-containing protein yields the protein MEQDIYLYPGSQSEAHRLGEAALWDASFHANVSCARDIEAVIRVYGDGRSALKPEASQMVLKRWGFKRTNFVLANTIERLGPYKEQLSAENQEWQKKAYVPPDDAHNRYFEVDTALAYLDAFISQVREAYGKLELFGPEHCEPNSYESLDYEGRVLVLSPDTLKESCWTPQNQLWLAHDGFGCSPHAVGRSIRCTCLGDGEQTRWNRTDFTGVLKEEFLPGWAREKLEEFQGQNAGMGGMEMT from the coding sequence ATGGAACAGGATATCTACCTCTATCCCGGCTCACAGTCAGAGGCCCACAGACTTGGGGAAGCTGCGCTCTGGGATGCAAGTTTCCACGCCAATGTATCCTGTGCGCGGGACATCGAAGCCGTCATCCGCGTCTATGGCGACGGCCGCAGCGCATTAAAGCCGGAAGCATCCCAAATGGTGCTGAAACGGTGGGGCTTCAAGCGGACCAATTTCGTCCTGGCCAACACGATAGAAAGGCTGGGGCCTTACAAGGAGCAGCTCAGCGCGGAAAACCAAGAATGGCAAAAGAAAGCCTATGTCCCACCCGATGATGCCCATAACCGTTATTTTGAAGTGGACACCGCCCTGGCGTATCTGGACGCATTTATCAGTCAAGTGAGGGAGGCATACGGCAAGCTGGAACTATTTGGGCCGGAGCACTGCGAACCCAACTCCTATGAATCTCTGGACTATGAGGGCCGGGTGTTGGTGCTCAGTCCAGACACCCTCAAGGAGTCCTGCTGGACGCCCCAGAACCAGCTCTGGCTGGCCCATGACGGCTTTGGATGCAGCCCCCACGCTGTCGGTCGGTCTATCCGCTGTACCTGCCTGGGCGATGGAGAGCAGACCAGATGGAACCGCACAGACTTCACCGGCGTTCTGAAAGAGGAATTCCTCCCCGGCTGGGCCAGAGAAAAGCTGGAGGAGTTTCAAGGGCAGAACGCAGGCATGGGAGGGATGGAAATGACTTAA
- a CDS encoding DNA adenine methylase, producing MSWIGGKKALRELIVRLFPLYYERYIEVFGGGGWVLFHKPPGNDFEVYNDFNGLLVNLYRCVRDKPEELMEALRYVLNAREDFDRIRSALARDSPASDVQRAAWFYQLIRYSYASGLTSFGSQPHDMRSNFSLIEQAHRRLAKVVIENKDFEKLLHQYDRPVSFFYLDPPYHATEGYYQNIGEDGFTEADHIRLRDALMRIEGKFLLSYNDDAFVRGLYDRPGIYLMETTRINNIKQRYDNGAQFPELLIANYDLRERSRAVPSQMTLFDWNGGEAIG from the coding sequence ATGTCCTGGATTGGAGGCAAGAAGGCCCTGCGGGAGTTGATCGTCCGGCTGTTCCCCCTCTACTATGAGCGGTACATTGAGGTGTTCGGCGGCGGGGGCTGGGTACTGTTCCACAAGCCTCCCGGCAACGACTTTGAGGTCTACAATGACTTCAACGGCCTGTTGGTCAACCTGTACCGCTGTGTGCGGGACAAACCGGAGGAACTGATGGAGGCTCTGCGGTATGTACTCAACGCACGGGAGGACTTTGACCGCATCCGCTCCGCCTTGGCGCGGGACAGCCCCGCCAGCGATGTCCAACGGGCGGCATGGTTCTATCAGCTCATCCGCTACAGCTACGCCTCCGGGCTGACCAGTTTTGGCAGCCAGCCCCACGATATGCGTAGCAACTTTTCGCTCATCGAGCAGGCCCACCGGAGGCTTGCCAAGGTGGTTATTGAGAACAAGGACTTTGAAAAACTGCTCCATCAATATGACCGGCCAGTGAGCTTTTTCTATCTCGACCCGCCCTACCATGCCACCGAGGGGTATTACCAGAACATTGGTGAAGACGGTTTCACCGAAGCCGACCACATCCGCCTGCGGGACGCCCTGATGCGGATCGAGGGCAAATTCCTGCTCTCCTACAACGACGACGCCTTTGTCCGCGGGCTGTACGACAGGCCAGGCATCTACCTCATGGAAACCACCCGTATCAACAACATCAAGCAGAGGTACGACAATGGGGCTCAGTTCCCGGAACTGCTTATCGCCAACTATGACCTGCGGGAGCGGAGCCGGGCGGTTCCCTCTCAAATGACGCTGTTTGACTGGAACGGGGGTGAGGCAATTGGATGA
- a CDS encoding YodL domain-containing protein: MRSVEMKNRCLLYYGNPVGYRTEQGVVADSMFRREELEDWLARKGLAVRWEDGIYDRLSSGGYQKAADNGPALKSCRIWQLGPSAPAAMRFIGLDRMSGEYGGPDLTRYQAVFDGTVSTNSLDGIWEAFCRRSLGSDGQPLAISDLVELYDDSGSEFYYVDRTAIVPVQLKAPEQESGMTMTL; encoded by the coding sequence ATGCGAAGTGTGGAAATGAAAAATCGATGTCTGCTCTACTATGGGAATCCAGTGGGCTACAGGACAGAACAAGGAGTGGTGGCGGACTCCATGTTCCGCCGTGAGGAGTTGGAGGACTGGCTGGCAAGGAAGGGGCTGGCTGTCCGGTGGGAGGACGGCATCTATGACCGTCTCTCCAGCGGTGGATACCAGAAGGCAGCAGACAACGGGCCAGCCCTGAAATCCTGCCGTATCTGGCAGCTCGGCCCCTCAGCTCCCGCCGCCATGCGCTTCATTGGGCTGGACCGCATGAGTGGTGAATATGGCGGACCTGACCTTACCCGTTACCAGGCAGTGTTTGACGGCACTGTCAGCACCAACAGTCTGGATGGGATCTGGGAGGCATTCTGTCGCAGGTCCCTGGGCAGCGACGGACAGCCGCTGGCCATCTCAGACCTTGTCGAACTCTACGACGATTCCGGCAGCGAGTTCTACTATGTGGACCGCACAGCTATCGTCCCCGTCCAACTGAAAGCCCCGGAGCAGGAATCAGGCATGACCATGACCCTGTGA